From Rhinatrema bivittatum chromosome 5, aRhiBiv1.1, whole genome shotgun sequence, the proteins below share one genomic window:
- the ADRA2B gene encoding LOW QUALITY PROTEIN: alpha-2B adrenergic receptor (The sequence of the model RefSeq protein was modified relative to this genomic sequence to represent the inferred CDS: deleted 3 bases in 2 codons) — MESAEPYSVQATAVIAALITFLILFTIFGNVLVIIAVLTSRPFKPPRNLFLVSLAAADILVATLIIPFSLANELMGYWYFGKPWCEIYLALDVLFCTSSIVHLCAISLDRYWSVSQAIEYNAKRTPKRIKGVILLVWTIAAVISLPPLIYKGQEPEGPRRQPQCKLNEETWYILSSSICSFFAPCLIMILVYLRIYHIAKRRTRSPPPWPALPFPGRRQKPTGAGAGPASAARWPPPRGRLLLLEKGHALSPKLPQRRRQQSREKRFTFVLAVVIGVFVLCWFPFFFTYSLRAICPRLCPVPDGLFQFFFWIGYCNSSLNPVIYTIFNQDFRKAFRRILGLPWGRTAC, encoded by the exons ATGGAGAGCGCGGAGCCTTACTCTGTCCAGGCCACCGCCGTCATCGCCGCCCTCATCACCTTCCTCATCCTCTTTACCATCTTCGGCAACGTGCTGGTCATCATCGCCGTGCTGACCAGCCGC CCCTTCAAGCCCCCCAGAAACCTGTTCCTGGTCTCCCTGGCTGCTGCCGACATCCTGGTGGCCACCTTAATCATTCCCTTCTCCTTGGCCAACGAGCTGATGGGCTACTGGTACTTCGGGAAGCCCTGGTGTGAGATCTACCTGGCCCTGGACGTCCTCTTCTGCACCTCCTCCATCGTGCACCTGTGCGCCATCAGCCTGGACCGCTACTGGTCGGTGAGCCAAGCCATCGAGTATAACGCCAAGAGGACACCGAAGAGGATCAAGGGCGTCATTCTGCTGGTCTGGACCATCGCTGCCGTCATCTCCTTGCCGCCGCTCATCTACAAGGGCCAGGAGCCGGAGGGCCCGCGCCGCCAGCCGCAGTGCAAGCTGAACGAGGAGACCTGGTACATCCTGTCCTCCAGCATCTGCTCCTTCTTTGCGCCCTGCCTCATCATGATCCTGGTCTACCTGAGGATCTACCATATCGCCAAGCGCAGGACCAGG AGCCCCCCGCCCTGGCCAGCGCTGCCTTTCCCCGGCAGACGGCAGAAGCCGACAGGAGCGGGGGCGGGCCCGGCCTCCGCGGCACGGTGGCCACCGCCGCGggggaggttgctgctgctggagAAGGGCCATGCCCTCAGCCCCAAGCTGCCCCAGAGGAGGCGGCAGCAGAGCAGGGAGAAGCGCTTCACTTTCGTGCTGGCCGTGGTGATCGGGGTCTTCGTGCTCTGCTGGTTCCCCTTCTTCTTCACGTACAGTCTGAGAGCCATCTGCCCCCGCCTCTGCCCGGTCCCGGACGGCCTCTTCCAGTTCTTCTTCTGGATCGGGTACTGCAACAGCTCCCTGAACCCGGTGATCTACACTATCTTCAACCAGGACTTTAGAAAAGCCTTCCGCCGCATCCTGGGCCTCCCTTGGGGCCGGACTGCCTGCTGA